A region of Vitis vinifera cultivar Pinot Noir 40024 chromosome 13, ASM3070453v1 DNA encodes the following proteins:
- the LOC100853064 gene encoding annexin D3 has protein sequence MEAENDKFVEKDYLDLLDITTEAGEEEDNQLFQWLLVGLVSSYRHDRELVDFNLAKFEAAKLHEAIEKKQLDHDDVVWILTTKNFFQLRATFVCYKQSYEVAIDQAINSSGNGDLGSILRGVIWCIVSPEKHFAEVIKASTVGYWTKDEDSLTRAIVTWAEIDMTKIKGDYFKMNNTNLDDVVRHDALGVYKSFLMALIGAKI, from the exons ATGGAGGCAGAAAATGACAAATTTGTGGAGAAAGATTACCTAGATTTACTTGACATTACAACTGAGGccggtgaagaagaagataaccaATTGTTTCAATGG CTTCTAGTGGGTCTAGTGAGCTCATACAGGCATGATAGAGAATTGGTGGACTTTAATCTTGCAAAATTTGAGGCAGCTAAACTACATGAAGCCATTGAAAAGAAGCAATTAGATCATGATGATGTTGTGTGGATACTGACAACAAAGAATTTCTTTCAACTTAGAGCAACTTTTGTGTGCTACAAGCAAAGCTACGAAGTTGCTATTGATCAG GCCATTAATAGCAGTGGAAATGGTGATTTGGGCTCTATATTGCGAGGAGTAATTTGGTGCATTGTTTCCCCAGAGAAACATTTTGCTGAG GTCATTAAAGCCTCCACTGTTGGGTACTGGACTAAAGATGAAGATTCATTGACAAGAGCAATTGTGACTTGGGCTGAAATTGATATGACAAAGATCAAAGGAGATTACTTCAAAATGAACAACACCAATCTCGATGATGTAGTTAGACATGATGCATTAGGGGTTTACAAAAGCTTCTTGATGGCCTTAATTGGAGCAAAAATTTGA